Proteins from one Gallus gallus isolate bGalGal1 chromosome 15, bGalGal1.mat.broiler.GRCg7b, whole genome shotgun sequence genomic window:
- the PIK3IP1 gene encoding phosphoinositide-3-kinase-interacting protein 1, with protein MLRGGPLRALGAVLLGSLLLAAARGAEECLRGDGASYRGNRRVASGGAPCLNWLAVRSETGAALPAVAEDHDSCRNPNGDAAPWCYVRGAAGIPERRTCEIPPCPDATATTAPVPTAEVNVSQEVNQVFEPADTLPSRSEAAAVQPVIGISQRVQMNSREKKDLGTLGYVLGLIMMVIIIAIGAGIVVGYIYKRGKDLKEKHEQKVYEREMQRITLPLSAFTNPACELVDENTIVVHTNQTPVEDTHDGSGPLMGQAGTPGA; from the exons ATGCTGCGCGGGGGCCCGCTGCGAGCGCTGGGCGCGGTGCTGCTGGGCTCGCTGCTGCTGGCGGCCGCCCGCGGCGCCGAGG AGTGCCTCCGCGGAGACGGCGCGTCCTACCGCGGGAACCGGCGGGTGGCCTCCGGCGGCGCCCCGTGCCTCAACTGGCTGGCGGTGCGGAGCGAGACCGGCGCCGCGCTCCCGGCAG TCGCCGAGGATCACGACAGCTGCCGGAACCCGAATGGCGACGCCGCGCCCTGGTGCTACGTCCGAGGCGCCGCCGGGATCCCCGAACGCAGAACCTGCGAGATCCCCCCCTGCCCAG ATGCTACTGCTACCACAGCCCCAGTCCCTACAGCAGAAGTTAATGTTTCTCAGGAGGTCAACCAGGTGTTTGAACCAGCTGATACCTTGCCCTCCCGGAgtgaggcagctgctgtgcagcccgTCATTGGGATAAGTCAGAGAGTGCAGATGAACTCCAGAGAAAAGAAGGACTTAGGGACGCTAG GGTATGTGCTTGGGCTGATCATGATGGTGATAATCATTGCCATCGGAGCTGGCATTGTCGTGGGATACATCTATAAGAG GGGAAAAGACCTGAAGGAGAAGCACGAGCAGAAAGTTTATGAGCGTGAAATGCAGCGCATCACACTGCCACTCTCAGCGTTCACCAATCCTGCCTGTGAGCTCGTAGATGAGAACACAATTGTGGTTCACACTAACCAGACACCTGTGGAGGACACACATGATGGCAGTGGCCCGCTCATGGGGCAGGCAGGTACCCCCGGTGCCTga